One Bombus pyrosoma isolate SC7728 linkage group LG11, ASM1482585v1, whole genome shotgun sequence DNA segment encodes these proteins:
- the LOC122573082 gene encoding protein bunched, class 2/F/G isoform-like, which translates to MADNVHRKSHKLSDGSRKISNPVHRTTTETIRLGEPEKLYQPVSLTSSSNVTASNQCRKKTSSFQITSVTVGSRMSNDAGEDSNDDLDESHTEDNSVEHSRTTDMDIETPSYSEDTFSKEDVFFNTSNAALSTAPVIPTSSQYGLAIVPSEGNNVSNSVNDSNINTLDITSVTDNNIINLLSSNAKQDADLREVHSHGRNERFKVVKIESTEPFKRGRWTCMDYLDHTSVNQPTAISTPKVSDPNEVCISYGVTDSGIVIPDAPKQSVVSEDKGMGIDANGQVSVHTDVHTSIGVPNNPTPVSSANYAVSNSIPPNAQHNPTQVQTQTKVQPPSQIPQYFQSSAQQLASQQQQQTGQGSTLPSNLQPTHPSNLTQPQSMPQGSIPIITQTGNSNVTPQQNIPHSKEDTYVTVSTQNQSLPVQNVCQPSVQQTPVPTSQAPNILVTQQQQQHAAQQQQQQHPPTQQQPQQQQQSQQQQQQQPQPQQPLQTQKPMTQISEPLTAIQGMQGIQNIHKVPQTGAQQTSSTIHAPGAPVQSQVIPPSQMQSSTSGSNAQVQMAQVSATCQNVVGGMQQGNMTFHQPDPEQDSISGIVAGSTTQSADTTLLESLTEVTQGSDEHHTLEDNESMSGTSAVAIDNKIEQAMDLVKSHLMFAVREEVEVLKEKIAELMDRINQLEAENSILKAHATPETLAQLSQSTAKLPQNNSGSGQ; encoded by the exons ATGGCAGATAATGTACACAGAAAATCGCATAAGCTATCGGATGgtagtagaaaaatatcgaatccAGTGCATCGTACGACCACCGAGACGATTCGGTTAGGAGAGCCAGAGAAACTGTACCAGCCGGTTAGTTTGACCAGTTCGAGCAACGTGACGGCCAGTAACCAGTGTCGAAAAAAGACATCTTCTTTCCAAATAACAAGCGTTACCGTTGGTTCTCGTATGAGCAATGATGCCGGCGAAGATTCGAACGATGATCTCGATGAGTCGCATACGGAGGACAATTCAGTCGAACACTCGCGTACCACCGACATGGACATTGAAACACCTAGCTATTCGGAAGACACCTTCTCCAAAGAGGATGTATTCTTTAATACAAGTAACGCTGCCCTCAGCACTGCTCCGGTGATTCCTACAAGTTCACAGTATGGTCTGGCAATCGTGCCCTCAGAAGGGAATAACGTTAGTAATTCGGTAAATGATAGTAATATCAATACATTGGATATTACGTCTGTTACTGACAacaatattatcaatttactTTCGAGTAATGCCAAACAAGATGCAGATCTACGTGAAGTACACTCGCATGGTAGAAACGAAAGATTTAAAGTGGTCAAGATCGAAAGTACTGAACCTTTTAAAAGGGGCAGATGGACTTGCATGGATTATTTGGATCATACATCAGTTAATCAACCGACAGCAATCAGTACACCTAAAGTGTCTGATCCAAATGAGGTATGCATATCGTATGGGGTTACAGACAGTGGAATCGTTATACCTGATGCACCTAAACAATCAGTCGTATCCGAAGATAAAGGTATGGGCATTGATGCTAATGGACAAGTATCTGTACATACAGATGTGCATACATCGATCGGTGTACCAAACAACCCTACACCAGTTTCAAGTGCTAATTATGCAGTAAGCAATTCCATTCCTCCCAATGCACAGCATAATCCAACGCAAGTTCAAACGCAAACTAAAGTTCAACCACCTTCGCAAATTCCccaatattttcaatcttctGCTCAACAATTGGCATctcagcaacaacaacaaactGGACAAGGTTCCACGTTACCTTCCAATCTGCAGCCAACCCATCCCAGTAATTTGACTCAACCTCAAAGTATGCCCCAAGGTTCTATTCCTATTATAACACAGACTGGCAATAGCAATGTGACACCCCAACAAAACATACCTCATTCAAAAGAAGATACATATGTGACAGTGAGCACACAAAATCAGTCATTACCAGTTCAAAACGTTTGTCAACCCTCTGTGCAGCAAACACCTGTACCAACATCCCAGGCACCTAATATTCTTGTTacgcagcaacagcaacaacatgCTGCtcaacagcagcaacagcaacatcCTCCAACTCAGCAGCAACcacaacagcagcagcaatcccaacagcagcagcaacagcagcctCAACCTCAACAACCATTACAAACACAAAAACCAATGACTCAAATATCTGAGCCATTGACTGCCATACAAGGAATGCAGGGCAtccaaaatattcataaagtTCCTCAAACAGGTGCACAGCAAACTTCATCAACTATTCATGCTCCTGGAGCACCAGTGCAATCCCAAGTGATACCACCATCTCAAATGCAATCTTCAACTTCTGGTAGCAATGCCCAAGTACAAATGGCACAGGTATCAGCTACCTGCCAAAATGTTGTAGGAGGTATGCAGCAGGGAAATATGACATTTCATCAACCAGATCCGGAGCAGGATTCTATTTCAGGCATTGTAGCTGGATCTACCACTCAATCAGCTGATACAACCCTTTTAGAATCACTAACTGAAGTCACTCAAGGCAGCGATGAACATCATACCCTCGAAGATAATGAAAG tATGTCGGGGACTAGTGCTGTAGCAATTGATAATAAGATCGAGCAAGCCATG GATCTTGTCAAGAGTCACTTGATGTTTGCTGTACGAGAAGAAGTTGAAGTActcaaagaaaaaatagcCGAGCTTATGGATCGTATAAATCAATTGGAAGCTGAAAATTCAATCCTGAAAGCACACGCGACTCCAGAAACATTGGCTCAATTGAGCCAATCAACAGCAAAATTACCCCAAAACAATTCAGGAAGTGGTCAATAG